A genomic region of Candidatus Dormiibacterota bacterium contains the following coding sequences:
- a CDS encoding Uma2 family endonuclease, translating to MPTVVAERTLHRFNVAEYAAMIRHGILTDRDRVELIAGEIVEMPPSNPPHAGSVTFLHCFFCTALGRTATVASQQTLEIPPHAMLQPDLMLLAWRDDFYRARRIRPQDVLLVVEVADASLHYDRTTKVRLYAHAGVPECWVVDLSGKAVELHGEPRDDRYTGVRVARGNDLIAPAAFPDCRTSVKEILGAC from the coding sequence ATGCCTACCGTGGTCGCTGAAAGAACGCTGCACAGATTCAACGTCGCCGAGTATGCGGCGATGATCCGCCACGGCATCCTGACGGATCGGGATCGCGTCGAGCTCATCGCCGGAGAGATCGTCGAGATGCCGCCATCGAATCCGCCGCACGCGGGCAGTGTGACGTTCCTGCACTGCTTCTTTTGTACCGCTCTCGGGCGCACGGCAACGGTCGCCAGCCAACAGACGCTCGAGATTCCACCCCACGCAATGCTGCAGCCCGATCTCATGCTTCTCGCCTGGCGCGACGATTTCTACCGCGCGAGGCGGATCCGTCCGCAGGACGTGCTGCTCGTCGTCGAGGTGGCGGATGCGAGCCTGCACTACGATAGAACGACGAAGGTACGACTCTACGCGCATGCAGGCGTGCCGGAATGCTGGGTCGTCGACCTCAGCGGAAAGGCCGTCGAACTCCACGGCGAACCCCGTGACGACCGCTACACGGGCGTGCGCGTCGCGCGCGGCAACGACCTCATCGCGCCGGCGGCGTTCCCCGACTGCCGTACGAGCGTCAAGGAGATCCTCGGAGCGTGCTAA
- a CDS encoding glycosyltransferase family 39 protein → MPEAESGAARAWPWVMGAILLIALALRLQHVHSPLLDHPNWRQGDTASIARNFAHLKYNILYPQTDYDGPPPNYVELELQILPFLAATFYKTFGVHEIFGRLLSLAFSLGTIVMVGLFARRLYASALAGLAAAAFYAVFPGSIYYGRTFTPDGVMAFFLTAALYASFRLLTEDERLAPRPLARTAALLTFAYLAKPVAVLAVVPLVKMMWERARAGRVWRPTAYAVLLFVPLLILWLYDREVAAHAEWHWASGITRLHVLPALAAAFTSVHGFAHTLNLFFGTLGLLRVTMLGTAGFALAVLACVAIPWTRPRSPLLVWGWLVAGLLYAFVVVTVERVDYYLLPLLPLAALVIGGAVARLAEIARPWIASAAAVALVLAVLLQGHGAIAHYYRYDRTAYADAVLVGHALPRGALVVMGHYGPDVLYYIDRFGWEEDPLLWTPFDEESAVRKGARYYISVEDKRLRRNADLCAWLSRFPATRIGTWPVYHTDPALVSHDAEAFWDAFRSADRLGRGRAFLAAHHRCAQ, encoded by the coding sequence TTGCCTGAAGCGGAGAGCGGCGCCGCGCGCGCGTGGCCGTGGGTAATGGGCGCGATACTGTTGATCGCGCTAGCGTTACGGCTCCAGCACGTCCATAGCCCGTTGCTCGATCATCCGAACTGGCGGCAGGGCGACACCGCTTCGATCGCACGCAACTTCGCGCACCTGAAGTACAACATACTCTATCCGCAGACCGATTACGACGGGCCGCCACCGAACTACGTCGAACTCGAGCTGCAGATCCTGCCTTTCTTGGCGGCGACGTTCTACAAGACGTTCGGCGTGCACGAGATCTTCGGGCGTTTGCTCTCGCTTGCATTCTCGCTCGGAACGATCGTGATGGTCGGTCTCTTCGCCCGGCGGCTCTATGCAAGCGCGCTCGCGGGTCTCGCCGCCGCAGCCTTTTATGCAGTCTTTCCCGGAAGCATCTACTACGGGCGCACCTTCACGCCGGACGGCGTGATGGCGTTCTTTCTGACCGCGGCGCTCTATGCGTCCTTCCGGCTCTTGACCGAGGACGAACGCCTCGCGCCGCGGCCGCTCGCACGCACGGCGGCGCTACTCACCTTCGCGTACCTTGCGAAGCCCGTTGCGGTGCTCGCGGTCGTGCCACTGGTAAAGATGATGTGGGAGCGCGCCCGCGCTGGACGCGTTTGGCGGCCAACCGCATATGCAGTCCTGCTCTTCGTGCCGCTGCTCATTCTCTGGCTCTACGATCGCGAGGTTGCGGCGCATGCCGAATGGCATTGGGCGAGCGGGATCACCCGCCTTCACGTGCTTCCCGCGCTCGCTGCTGCGTTTACGAGCGTGCATGGCTTCGCACATACGCTGAATCTCTTCTTCGGAACGCTCGGCTTGCTGCGCGTAACGATGCTCGGCACGGCCGGTTTTGCGCTCGCCGTGCTCGCCTGCGTCGCGATCCCGTGGACGCGTCCGCGCAGCCCGCTGCTCGTGTGGGGATGGCTCGTTGCCGGCCTGCTGTACGCCTTCGTCGTCGTCACCGTCGAGCGCGTCGACTACTATCTGCTACCGTTGCTGCCCCTCGCCGCGCTCGTCATTGGCGGAGCGGTCGCGCGTCTTGCTGAGATCGCGCGCCCGTGGATCGCAAGTGCCGCTGCGGTAGCGCTGGTGCTGGCCGTTCTCCTGCAAGGTCACGGGGCGATCGCGCACTACTATCGCTACGACCGCACCGCGTACGCCGACGCGGTGCTCGTCGGGCACGCGCTGCCGCGCGGCGCGCTCGTCGTCATGGGGCACTACGGGCCCGACGTGCTCTACTACATCGACCGTTTCGGCTGGGAGGAAGACCCGTTGCTCTGGACGCCCTTCGACGAGGAGAGCGCGGTCCGCAAGGGCGCGCGCTACTACATCTCAGTCGAGGACAAACGCTTGCGCCGTAACGCAGATCTCTGCGCGTGGCTCTCGCGCTTTCCGGCGACGCGCATCGGCACGTGGCCTGTGTACCACACCGATCCGGCGCTCGTGTCGCACGACGCCGAGGCGTTCTGGGACGCGTTTCGCAGCGCGGATCGACTAGGCCGCGGCCGCGCGTTCCTCGCCGCTCACCATCGATGCGCCCAGTAG
- a CDS encoding GtrA family protein, translated as MIASLGRRRGMRQFLKFSVVGASGLAVNLIVFTVLQHFDPHHAQLSHYDVLYTIGFFSGGASNYYLNRVWTFRSTGHALREGAQFLTVSAIAWLVGLVVSYLCAPLLGHGHKLWLVATAAGILVNFFLNKYWTFRHVA; from the coding sequence GTGATTGCGTCGCTCGGCCGGCGCCGCGGCATGCGCCAGTTTCTGAAGTTCTCCGTCGTCGGCGCGTCCGGCTTGGCGGTCAACCTCATCGTCTTCACGGTGCTGCAGCACTTCGATCCGCATCACGCGCAGCTAAGCCATTACGACGTGCTCTACACGATCGGGTTCTTCAGCGGCGGCGCGTCGAACTATTATCTCAATCGCGTCTGGACGTTTCGCTCGACCGGGCACGCACTACGCGAGGGGGCGCAGTTCCTCACGGTCTCCGCGATTGCATGGCTCGTCGGTCTCGTCGTCTCGTATCTCTGCGCTCCGCTGCTCGGGCACGGACATAAATTGTGGCTCGTCGCAACGGCGGCGGGAATCCTCGTCAACTTCTTTCTGAACAAGTACTGGACGTTTCGGCACGTTGCCTGA
- a CDS encoding mannosyltransferase family protein, which yields MSADIHSRSSHARSLDLGEIYAGRLPALVVLLSGATLGFFFWYGAIVPAHDAALSELGLLVAVPAGALLAYVAWQVYGRYFSRRAGIKLAHSLRYDAITWVPFFALWLSFVLTPYVASSSRLFAAAIALFCIGKVLIGARFNQTVREVLVDFLVSRAAIIIIAELAAVIIGQRPGTHVQESRHALLAVWGRWDAVHYLGIAAQGYHGIEAAFFPLYPLLIHILGVFTGNDLIAGLLISNAAFFFGLLYLYKLLEHEFDRVVARRAIFYVSIFPTAIYFSAVYTESLFFFLTVASFYYMRSQRWWMAGTLGFFAALTRAEGLLLAIPFAIEWFARYHSEPLRGLRDAAAGLLIPIGLGLYMAYLWVLRGDALYFSHVQAHWGRQAAPPWVSVMNSFHGMLHATAGQTVANQALELSFTALMLFVLIGGWRRLRLSYTAYMALSVLAPMCTASLMSMPRFGLVLFPMFAILARWGERPWANNLIVAFSLPLLGLFTVLFANWYWVA from the coding sequence GTGTCTGCCGACATTCATTCGCGCTCCTCGCACGCGCGCTCGCTCGACCTCGGAGAGATCTACGCGGGTCGACTCCCGGCGCTTGTCGTTCTCCTTTCCGGAGCCACGCTTGGCTTCTTTTTCTGGTACGGTGCGATCGTGCCGGCGCACGACGCCGCCCTGAGCGAGCTCGGCCTGCTCGTTGCAGTACCGGCCGGAGCGCTGCTCGCGTATGTCGCATGGCAGGTCTACGGACGTTACTTCTCGCGCCGCGCCGGCATCAAGCTCGCGCATAGCCTACGGTACGACGCCATCACCTGGGTACCGTTCTTCGCGCTCTGGCTCTCATTCGTCTTGACGCCGTACGTCGCGAGCAGCAGCCGGCTCTTCGCCGCCGCCATCGCGCTCTTCTGCATCGGCAAAGTGCTCATCGGCGCGCGCTTCAATCAAACGGTGCGCGAAGTACTCGTCGACTTTCTCGTCTCGCGCGCCGCCATCATCATCATCGCCGAGCTCGCGGCGGTCATCATCGGTCAGCGGCCGGGCACCCACGTGCAGGAGTCGCGACACGCGCTGCTCGCCGTGTGGGGGCGCTGGGATGCCGTTCACTATCTCGGAATCGCAGCCCAAGGGTACCACGGCATCGAAGCGGCGTTCTTTCCACTCTACCCGCTCTTGATCCACATCCTCGGCGTATTCACCGGCAACGACCTGATCGCCGGACTCTTGATCTCGAACGCGGCGTTCTTCTTCGGATTGCTCTATCTCTACAAGCTGCTCGAGCACGAGTTCGATCGCGTCGTCGCGCGCCGCGCGATCTTCTATGTCTCGATCTTTCCAACGGCGATTTACTTCTCGGCGGTGTACACGGAGTCGCTCTTTTTCTTCCTCACCGTCGCCTCGTTCTACTACATGCGCTCGCAGCGATGGTGGATGGCGGGAACGCTTGGATTCTTTGCGGCGCTCACGCGCGCCGAGGGGCTGCTGCTCGCCATTCCATTTGCAATCGAATGGTTCGCGCGTTATCACAGTGAGCCGCTGCGCGGCTTGCGAGACGCTGCCGCGGGCTTGCTCATTCCCATCGGGCTCGGCCTCTACATGGCGTATCTTTGGGTGTTGCGCGGCGACGCACTCTACTTCTCGCACGTGCAGGCGCACTGGGGCCGGCAGGCAGCCCCGCCATGGGTCAGCGTCATGAACTCCTTCCACGGCATGCTCCACGCAACGGCCGGACAGACCGTCGCCAATCAAGCGCTGGAGCTGTCGTTCACGGCGCTGATGCTCTTCGTGCTGATCGGGGGATGGCGGCGCCTGCGGCTCTCGTATACTGCATACATGGCGCTCTCGGTGCTCGCACCGATGTGCACGGCCAGCTTGATGTCGATGCCGCGCTTCGGCCTCGTCCTCTTCCCGATGTTCGCGATCCTCGCACGGTGGGGCGAGCGGCCTTGGGCGAACAATCTCATCGTGGCCTTCTCGCTGCCGCTCCTCGGCCTCTTCACGGTGCTCTTCGCCAACTGGTACTGGGTTGCGTGA
- the glpX gene encoding class II fructose-bisphosphatase yields the protein MINSLDFVKVTESAAIAASRWMGRGQRNVADGAAVEQMRERLNDMTIAGRIVIGEGERDEAPMLFIGEQLGRGGYEVDIAVDPIEGTNLVANGLPNSIAVLAVADRGALLHAPDSYMTKLAVGPKAAPFVDLDAPVAANLRAVSRALDKPIDEICVVILDRPRHQELISDVRAAGARIRLISDGDVDACIATTLPSTGIHVAMGIGGAPEGVLAAVAIKCLGGNFLGRLQPRNPQEAERAKAMGFGDLSRVLTLDDLVKGDALFCATGITDGDLVHGVRFFDGHAQTHSILVQSGGVVRFIESTHLMTAR from the coding sequence ATGATCAACTCGCTCGACTTCGTGAAGGTAACGGAGAGCGCGGCGATCGCGGCTTCGCGGTGGATGGGGCGTGGCCAGCGCAACGTCGCCGACGGCGCCGCGGTCGAGCAGATGCGCGAGCGCTTGAACGACATGACCATTGCCGGACGCATCGTGATCGGCGAAGGCGAGCGGGACGAGGCGCCGATGCTCTTCATCGGCGAGCAGCTCGGACGCGGTGGCTACGAGGTGGACATCGCGGTCGATCCGATCGAAGGCACCAATCTCGTAGCCAATGGCCTGCCGAACTCGATCGCAGTGCTCGCCGTTGCGGACCGCGGGGCGCTGCTTCACGCGCCGGACTCATACATGACGAAGCTCGCGGTCGGCCCAAAAGCGGCGCCCTTCGTCGATCTGGACGCGCCCGTTGCAGCGAATCTGCGCGCTGTATCGCGCGCGCTCGACAAGCCGATCGACGAGATCTGCGTCGTCATCTTGGACCGACCGCGTCATCAGGAGCTGATCTCCGACGTTCGCGCTGCCGGCGCGCGCATTCGCCTGATCTCAGACGGCGACGTCGATGCGTGCATCGCAACCACGCTTCCGTCGACGGGCATCCACGTCGCAATGGGCATCGGCGGTGCGCCGGAAGGCGTGCTCGCGGCAGTTGCCATCAAATGCCTCGGTGGGAACTTTCTCGGCCGCCTGCAACCGCGCAACCCGCAAGAAGCGGAACGCGCGAAGGCGATGGGATTCGGCGACCTGAGCCGCGTGTTGACCCTCGACGATCTCGTCAAGGGCGACGCGCTGTTTTGCGCGACCGGCATTACCGACGGCGATCTCGTGCATGGCGTTCGTTTCTTCGACGGGCACGCGCAGACGCACTCGATCTTGGTGCAGTCCGGCGGTGTCGTGCGCTTCATCGAATCGACGCATCTCATGACCGCGCGATGA
- a CDS encoding FAD-dependent oxidoreductase — protein sequence MTQHSYDLVVVGAGSGGYAAARTARELGASVALVDKGPLGGLCILRGCMPSKALLASSDALYDAREARAIGIDAGNATQDVPFIAARKRGLVRSFAEYRIDGIATFPLYEGSASFVSAHELRVRHHGAASSRHPEHVEGRHTILQAKSFIIATGSVVAPPIVPGLAEAGYLDSDAVLELERIPKSVIVLGGGYTACELGQFLSRMGARTTMVVRSALLSHSDEDVSDTLEAAYREDGIEIVKGARLDRVERRGTEKIVHVTVDGVERAVAAEEIFYALGRVPNVDGLKLEAAGVKYGPLRGVEIDATLRSNVRNVFAIGDVTAEFLLVHIAIYQGEIAARNAILDGDEAADYRVFSAHTIFCDPQVARVGKSEKALKAAKIPYVVGRYDFAEHGKAMCLGKTKGFVKIVADGRSGEILGATVVGTQGSELIHEMIVAMHYRATVQEFMRIPHLHPTLAEIWTYPAEMCAARLGMKAPGDEQMEVATSGTPA from the coding sequence ATGACGCAGCACTCCTACGACCTCGTCGTCGTCGGGGCCGGCTCCGGCGGCTACGCTGCCGCGCGCACTGCGCGCGAGCTGGGGGCAAGCGTCGCCCTCGTCGACAAAGGACCGCTCGGGGGACTCTGCATCCTGCGGGGGTGCATGCCGAGCAAAGCGCTGCTCGCGTCCTCAGACGCGCTCTACGACGCGCGCGAGGCGCGTGCGATCGGCATCGACGCCGGCAATGCGACGCAGGACGTGCCGTTCATCGCCGCGCGCAAGCGCGGCCTCGTGCGTTCGTTCGCCGAGTATCGTATCGACGGCATCGCGACGTTTCCGCTCTACGAGGGCTCCGCGTCCTTCGTGTCGGCGCACGAACTGCGCGTGCGTCATCACGGCGCCGCATCGTCGCGTCACCCCGAGCATGTGGAAGGACGCCACACGATTTTGCAGGCGAAGTCCTTCATTATCGCCACCGGAAGCGTCGTCGCGCCGCCGATCGTGCCAGGATTAGCCGAAGCCGGTTATCTCGACAGCGACGCGGTCCTGGAGCTCGAGAGGATTCCGAAATCGGTGATCGTGCTCGGTGGGGGCTATACGGCCTGCGAGCTGGGCCAGTTTCTCTCGCGCATGGGCGCCCGCACGACGATGGTCGTTCGCAGCGCACTGCTGAGCCATTCCGACGAAGATGTCAGCGATACGCTCGAAGCTGCCTACCGCGAGGACGGCATCGAGATCGTCAAAGGCGCGCGGCTCGACCGCGTCGAGCGTCGAGGGACTGAAAAGATCGTGCACGTCACGGTCGACGGCGTGGAGCGTGCCGTCGCGGCGGAGGAAATCTTCTACGCGCTTGGTCGCGTTCCTAACGTCGACGGGCTGAAGCTGGAGGCCGCCGGCGTGAAGTACGGTCCACTACGCGGCGTCGAGATCGACGCAACGTTGCGTTCGAACGTACGCAACGTATTCGCCATCGGCGACGTAACCGCTGAGTTCCTCCTCGTGCACATTGCGATCTACCAAGGCGAGATCGCCGCGCGCAACGCGATTCTCGACGGTGACGAAGCCGCCGACTACCGCGTTTTCTCGGCGCACACGATCTTCTGCGATCCGCAGGTAGCGCGCGTGGGAAAGAGCGAGAAGGCCTTGAAGGCTGCGAAGATTCCGTACGTCGTTGGGAGGTACGATTTCGCGGAACACGGCAAAGCGATGTGTCTCGGCAAGACGAAGGGCTTCGTGAAGATCGTTGCCGACGGGCGGAGCGGCGAGATCCTCGGGGCCACCGTCGTCGGCACCCAAGGCTCCGAGCTTATCCACGAGATGATCGTGGCAATGCACTACCGCGCGACGGTGCAGGAGTTCATGCGGATCCCGCACCTTCACCCGACGCTAGCGGAGATCTGGACCTACCCTGCGGAAATGTGCGCGGCGCGGCTTGGAATGAAGGCGCCGGGTGACGAGCAGATGGAAGTCGCAACGAGTGGAACCCCCGCGTAA